The proteins below come from a single uncultured Carboxylicivirga sp. genomic window:
- a CDS encoding two-component regulator propeller domain-containing protein, which produces MMVNRLITGIFLFICAYFGFNSKAAIKDIPNKKSYTISYLGTEKGLPSDAISCVIQDSKGYMWIGTPQGLVKFDGYTLQLYSTGNHRKNGLLSNNIIDITEDQYNNLWLATDKGVAMFDVSKELFHFFDMDDQFLPLLSMRANCLACDKKGNIWIGWAGNGIDVIHPIEGHLKHFESIQPNSKFTSDWITRIFPDSQNNIWVGSWDGGLNIVSSDLSKVEHISTLPYKQGTFNILTPFVFLEDNNSNIWIGSWEQNLIQLQKESDHYSVNQIVSRGDSVNNGLSGDIIFDLTLDLTNNLWVATNYGVDFFNLNDSSYQIHNHSEISTGNEFDIFNSTQSLFCDKEGLIWAGTMGKGVEIIDGIRKQFETYNLPQTNGFNSQAIQSFTNLDEDHLLIGCLSRGFGIYNLNTKAYTPYKDSELFSFINEDINTVKYFEWDKNGYLWLGTRYNGLIKVDIKNKRYLELSNLTGEMGFVSREVNDIYTDRRGFIWVATEQGLYKIVEFSDDFRGFNALHYFNDPADSTSLSSNLISSIYEDAKNNIWVSTFDKGVNKLVSPPTVHYPLVFEHYLYNPGGKNHIQSENINSIFEDSNQNLWFATSGKGLLLWNDSLQTFDNVLDNNQVIYNLIEDDNKNIWLSSNKGITKFIYNDSIKNVEHYQKENGLQGYNYIKGSAYKDHFENIYFGGYNGFNAFNPKNIHSNKYIPPIRISSVRVNNEIVKPVSYQDTTLVIKYNQSSFSVEFASLAYSNPSNNKYAYKLANIDTKWRYVDANMRTATYANLRPGNYTLLIKGSNGMGLWNSNPTELSIFVETPPYLRWWAFLIYIFLFFTVTGIVVYISLQRQNFKRALEIEHIERNKSDKLNQFKQQLFTNISHEFLTPITILSSLLEHEIKQSPKNHKLQLMQRNVARLSQMVKQFLNFRKSETNTLSLKISKHKIVAFTQILCENFIELAKTKNVKFTYQLPEIEYEAWFDDEKIDSILHNLLSNAIKFTPVNGNVNLQLGIKNSIATFTVKDSGKGISKEHIPHIFERFYSVKSNKSSFSGFGIGLSLTKANVELHKGSIQVKSELNKGAQFKVKIPIDGKYYNETDIVTKHPNIVQKEIINPISTARSTAILNQLEQQRATDYHLLLVEDNDDFRGVLKEQLQAYFKVSEAANGEEAIKKVKSKAIDIIVSDVLMPKMDGYELCRQIKENDTTSHIPIILVTAKISEEDRSRGYEAGADSFITKPFSFETLITRVQTLLQQRIQLIEKYTSNKEIRPDKVQISDSDEKFLKEFRHILEANISNPDFNVKTICSELGMSNSKLYRTTRQLLGSSPLEAIKQYRLTRAEQLLQSKEFSISEVAHKCGFSDLSYFGVCFKKQFGVSASQYIND; this is translated from the coding sequence ATGATGGTAAACAGATTAATAACAGGAATCTTTCTGTTCATTTGCGCCTATTTTGGTTTCAATTCCAAAGCCGCAATTAAAGATATACCTAACAAAAAATCATACACGATTAGTTACCTGGGAACAGAAAAAGGATTACCAAGTGACGCCATAAGTTGTGTAATACAAGATTCAAAAGGTTATATGTGGATTGGAACACCTCAAGGTCTCGTTAAATTTGATGGTTACACTTTACAATTGTACTCTACCGGTAATCATCGAAAAAATGGCCTATTATCAAATAACATTATTGATATAACAGAAGACCAGTATAATAATCTTTGGTTAGCTACCGACAAAGGGGTTGCCATGTTTGATGTTTCAAAAGAGTTGTTTCACTTTTTTGATATGGATGATCAATTCCTACCATTGCTTTCAATGAGGGCCAATTGCCTGGCTTGTGATAAAAAAGGTAATATTTGGATTGGCTGGGCAGGGAATGGAATTGATGTCATCCATCCCATAGAAGGACATCTTAAACACTTTGAATCGATACAACCCAATAGTAAATTTACATCCGATTGGATTACCCGAATTTTTCCTGATAGCCAAAATAATATCTGGGTTGGATCATGGGACGGTGGTTTAAATATTGTAAGCAGCGACCTGAGTAAAGTAGAACATATATCCACCTTACCTTATAAACAAGGCACTTTCAATATATTAACTCCCTTTGTTTTTTTAGAAGACAATAATAGTAATATTTGGATTGGAAGCTGGGAACAAAACCTTATTCAACTTCAAAAAGAAAGCGATCATTATTCAGTAAATCAAATTGTTTCCAGAGGAGATTCTGTCAACAATGGACTATCGGGTGATATTATTTTTGATCTAACTCTTGATTTAACAAACAACTTATGGGTGGCCACAAACTATGGAGTTGATTTCTTCAATCTAAACGATTCTTCGTATCAAATACATAACCATAGCGAGATTAGCACAGGTAACGAATTCGATATTTTTAATTCTACACAATCGTTATTTTGCGATAAAGAAGGTTTAATTTGGGCCGGGACCATGGGCAAAGGTGTTGAAATAATAGATGGTATCCGTAAGCAATTTGAGACCTATAACCTACCTCAGACGAATGGATTTAACAGTCAGGCGATTCAATCATTTACCAATCTGGATGAAGATCATCTATTAATAGGTTGCTTAAGTCGTGGATTTGGTATATACAATCTAAACACGAAAGCCTACACACCATACAAAGATTCCGAGCTATTTTCATTTATCAATGAAGACATTAATACTGTAAAGTATTTTGAGTGGGATAAAAATGGTTATTTGTGGCTCGGAACACGATATAACGGACTTATTAAAGTTGACATTAAAAATAAGAGGTATCTTGAATTAAGCAATCTAACAGGTGAAATGGGTTTTGTTTCGCGCGAAGTAAATGACATTTATACCGATCGCCGTGGTTTTATTTGGGTTGCTACTGAACAAGGTTTATATAAAATAGTTGAATTCTCTGATGATTTTAGAGGCTTCAATGCATTACATTACTTTAATGATCCAGCTGATTCAACCAGTTTAAGCAGTAACTTAATATCTTCTATTTACGAAGATGCTAAAAACAACATTTGGGTTTCTACTTTTGATAAAGGCGTAAATAAGCTCGTTAGTCCCCCAACTGTTCATTATCCACTTGTATTCGAACATTACCTTTACAATCCTGGCGGCAAAAATCATATTCAATCAGAAAATATCAATTCCATTTTTGAAGATTCGAATCAAAACTTATGGTTTGCAACTTCAGGTAAAGGTCTCTTATTGTGGAACGATTCATTACAAACATTTGATAATGTACTTGATAACAATCAGGTTATCTATAACCTAATCGAAGACGATAATAAGAACATTTGGTTATCATCAAACAAAGGAATTACGAAGTTTATTTACAACGATTCCATTAAAAACGTTGAACATTATCAAAAAGAAAACGGCTTGCAAGGCTATAACTATATCAAAGGATCTGCCTATAAAGATCATTTTGAGAATATTTATTTTGGAGGTTATAATGGATTTAATGCTTTTAACCCTAAAAACATTCACTCAAATAAATACATACCTCCCATCAGAATTAGTAGTGTTAGAGTCAACAACGAAATTGTCAAACCAGTATCATATCAAGATACAACCCTTGTGATAAAATACAATCAAAGTAGTTTTAGTGTGGAATTTGCATCACTTGCCTATTCTAATCCATCAAACAATAAATACGCATATAAACTTGCAAATATCGATACTAAATGGCGATATGTTGATGCCAATATGCGTACGGCTACTTATGCCAACCTACGACCTGGCAACTATACATTGCTAATTAAAGGTTCGAATGGTATGGGACTATGGAATTCAAATCCTACTGAATTAAGTATTTTTGTTGAAACTCCCCCTTATTTAAGGTGGTGGGCATTCTTAATTTATATCTTCTTATTTTTTACTGTTACAGGTATTGTTGTTTACATTTCGCTTCAACGTCAAAACTTTAAAAGGGCACTTGAAATTGAACACATCGAACGAAATAAATCAGATAAATTAAATCAATTTAAACAACAGTTATTCACCAATATATCACACGAATTTCTTACTCCTATTACCATACTATCTTCTTTATTAGAACATGAAATAAAACAAAGTCCGAAAAATCATAAGTTACAGTTGATGCAGCGTAATGTAGCACGCTTGTCTCAAATGGTAAAGCAATTCTTAAACTTTAGAAAATCGGAAACCAATACGTTGAGTTTAAAAATCAGCAAACATAAAATTGTTGCCTTCACACAAATTTTATGCGAAAACTTTATCGAATTAGCTAAAACCAAAAATGTAAAATTCACCTACCAACTTCCTGAAATTGAATATGAAGCATGGTTTGATGATGAAAAAATAGACAGTATTTTACACAATTTATTATCCAATGCCATTAAGTTTACTCCGGTAAATGGAAACGTTAACTTACAGCTTGGAATAAAAAATTCAATAGCGACTTTTACGGTAAAAGACTCTGGTAAAGGAATTTCAAAAGAACACATCCCTCATATTTTCGAACGTTTTTATTCCGTTAAATCCAATAAATCGAGTTTTTCCGGCTTTGGTATCGGTTTATCTCTCACCAAAGCCAATGTCGAATTACACAAAGGTTCGATACAAGTTAAAAGCGAACTTAATAAAGGAGCACAATTTAAAGTAAAAATACCTATTGATGGAAAATACTATAACGAAACAGATATAGTAACAAAGCATCCAAACATTGTTCAAAAAGAAATAATTAATCCAATTTCAACCGCGAGATCTACTGCTATCTTAAATCAACTGGAACAACAACGTGCTACCGATTATCATTTATTATTAGTTGAAGATAACGATGACTTCAGAGGAGTATTGAAAGAGCAACTTCAAGCTTATTTTAAAGTGAGTGAAGCTGCCAACGGCGAAGAAGCTATTAAGAAAGTAAAATCTAAAGCTATTGATATTATCGTTTCTGATGTTTTAATGCCAAAGATGGATGGATATGAATTATGTCGCCAAATTAAAGAAAACGATACAACATCGCACATTCCGATTATTTTGGTTACAGCAAAAATTTCGGAAGAAGATAGATCCCGTGGATACGAAGCCGGAGCTGATTCATTCATAACCAAACCATTTTCTTTTGAAACTTTAATTACCAGAGTACAAACCTTATTACAGCAACGCATACAATTAATCGAAAAATATACGTCCAATAAGGAAATACGTCCAGATAAAGTACAAATAAGTGATAGCGATGAAAAGTTCCTCAAGGAATTCAGGCATATTTTAGAAGCAAACATCTCAAATCCTGACTTTAATGTAAAAACCATTTGTTCTGAGTTAGGAATGAGTAATTCCAAACTTTACCGTACAACTCGCCAACTGTTAGGTTCATCGCCTTTGGAAGCAATTAAACAATATCGTTTAACCCGGGCTGAGCAATTACTACAATCCAAAGAATTTAGTATCTCGGAAGTGGCACATAAATGCGGATTCAGCGATTTAAGCTATTTTGGAGTTTGCTTCAAGAAACAATTTGGGGTTAGTGCATCGCAGTACATTAACGATTGA
- a CDS encoding glycoside hydrolase, producing the protein MIDFCKMELKTFFICVLIGLYITSCNTDKGMLVEVDTNQTYQTMHSFGASDAWRCEYVGTNWPDAKKEQIAEWLFSRDFDEQGNPKGIGLSLWRFNIGAGSYEQGDASGITHIWRRAECFLDSNGNYDWSKQAGQQWFLKEAHKYGVDYTLAFTIAAPVQMAENGKAFADKGFKNLNIQKDSLGAYAKFLADVCKHFENQNLGFDYLSPFNEPQWDWNGPSQEGTPASNEDLYSFTKALDAQLLIKDVKSKIAFGEAADIRFLTNVSKGYEDRSNQISTFLDAESPYYIGNLQSLYPVVTGHSYFTTWPIDTLVSTRKALHTKLTDVSSTTNYWQSEFCVLENNEEIGGGNKRDLGMPTALYVARVIHNDITLANASSWQWWTALSQCDYKDGLIYLDNGDSGITDQMSEDNRLLMNDGNYHDSKLMWALGNYSLFVRPGMKRINIKIPSLKDEESEANTLMVSAYKNETKNELVAVVINTTDKGQKIHLQGFESDNEVKTYTTSEQANLAFKAEDKRNLTLKAKSVTTLIFKMKQ; encoded by the coding sequence ATGATTGATTTCTGCAAAATGGAGCTAAAAACATTTTTTATATGCGTTTTAATAGGGTTATATATTACTTCATGTAATACGGATAAAGGTATGTTGGTTGAAGTTGATACAAATCAAACATACCAAACAATGCATAGTTTTGGTGCATCTGATGCTTGGCGATGTGAATATGTTGGTACTAATTGGCCTGACGCTAAAAAGGAACAAATAGCCGAATGGCTTTTTAGCCGCGATTTTGATGAACAAGGGAATCCGAAAGGTATTGGTTTATCCTTATGGCGTTTTAACATAGGAGCGGGTAGTTATGAGCAAGGTGATGCTTCGGGCATTACACATATATGGAGAAGAGCTGAGTGTTTTTTAGATTCAAATGGTAATTACGATTGGAGTAAGCAAGCCGGGCAGCAATGGTTTTTAAAGGAAGCACACAAATATGGGGTTGATTATACATTGGCTTTTACTATTGCCGCGCCAGTTCAGATGGCTGAAAATGGTAAAGCTTTTGCCGACAAGGGTTTCAAAAATTTAAATATTCAGAAGGATTCGTTAGGTGCATATGCTAAGTTTCTTGCTGATGTTTGTAAGCATTTCGAAAATCAAAATTTAGGATTTGATTATTTAAGTCCGTTTAACGAACCTCAGTGGGATTGGAATGGACCTTCTCAGGAAGGTACACCAGCCTCAAATGAGGATTTATATTCGTTTACTAAGGCCTTGGATGCACAATTGTTGATTAAGGATGTGAAATCGAAAATTGCATTCGGAGAAGCAGCTGATATCCGATTCTTAACTAATGTATCTAAAGGTTACGAAGACAGATCAAATCAAATTAGCACATTCTTAGATGCAGAATCACCTTATTATATTGGTAATCTTCAATCATTATACCCTGTAGTAACTGGCCATAGCTATTTTACAACCTGGCCCATCGATACACTTGTTTCAACTCGTAAGGCTTTACATACTAAACTAACAGACGTTAGTTCCACTACTAATTATTGGCAAAGCGAATTCTGTGTGTTAGAAAACAACGAAGAGATAGGTGGGGGTAATAAGCGCGACCTTGGAATGCCAACAGCTTTATATGTAGCGCGCGTTATTCATAATGATATAACTCTCGCCAATGCAAGTTCGTGGCAATGGTGGACAGCTCTTTCTCAATGCGATTATAAAGATGGATTAATCTATTTAGATAATGGTGATTCAGGAATTACTGATCAAATGAGCGAAGATAATCGCTTGCTTATGAATGACGGTAATTACCATGATTCTAAACTGATGTGGGCATTGGGTAACTATTCACTTTTTGTACGTCCCGGTATGAAACGTATTAACATTAAAATACCATCGCTCAAAGACGAAGAAAGTGAAGCAAATACACTTATGGTTTCGGCATATAAAAATGAAACTAAAAATGAACTGGTCGCAGTAGTAATTAATACAACTGATAAAGGACAAAAGATTCATTTGCAAGGTTTCGAATCTGATAATGAGGTAAAAACCTATACTACATCAGAACAAGCAAACCTGGCATTTAAAGCAGAAGATAAACGCAATCTTACATTAAAGGCAAAATCAGTAACAACATTAATATTTAAAATGAAACAGTGA
- a CDS encoding TonB-dependent receptor yields MNSRYIKYFLLVFLSIVTIGNVFAQQKTVTGVVSSQGEPLPGVNVVIAGTTNGTITDIMGNYSISVASTDVLQFSFIGFDNQEVPVGDQVVININLVESTMALNEVVAIGFGKAKKGDLTSSITSVTGEDMKTMTVGNPTEALQGKAAGVQVVAGSGAPGSQPKVLIRGISTVSLSTDPLYVVDGVPMGNNINFLNTNEIESMQVLKDASASAIYGSRASNGVILITTKRGKEGKTTYSADVSYGTQVFKKPYEMANATEYAQIMNQSLANSGLDARFPDPGSLGAGTDWWGEGVNKFSPTLSAGVQANGGTEKYKFAYSFNYFSQESFYNSGNWDKFTARISNDLKINDYISAGFVLNPRREKWQNTPNWYQDYLVIDPITPILVPEADRDGLSEFDIYQRSYYTYTWNPIGRDARNFNESGNYALGYNANITITPIKNLEIKSQLGGDLQFNHSDSFNPEFSIDEAHESNKINQVSRNKSQDNYWNWTNTATYEFNYSEHKLSAMIGNTLEKWTGSDLWATKEGTPNNTDLLRELNAATSNPLNGGTSYENTVQSYLGRLSYNLKDKYYLTATYRTDGSSKFLANNKWAAFPSASFAWRVSKESFMDGVDFVDDLKFRAGWGRVGNQSLPADVYSSRLGQYYYVFGPGEGSLVNTSYPSSMKNEDIKWETVEDVNLGLDWTLFNSALSGSFEYYQKKTKDMIFQKRYPNYSGYPSNASIYTNVGNMQSKGWEVSVNYQGIVSKFKYNVGVTLTTVDVEMTNLPDSPLWGNGEKTQTIEGDVPGYFFGYKTEGIFQNQTEINSHASEHGTLMQPYAKPGDVRFVDTNNDGLINNDDRVKIGSPWPDFTGGLNVSLGYSNFDLVANVYFSVGNDLVNETKSALYSTTGSDNNVLSGLLDEAWHGEGTSNTIPRVSHDDQNENFTRFSDFYIEDGSFARLKNIQVGYTLPNDVAGKMKLSKCRVYVSGQNILTLTGYEGMDPEVGGGVTSFGFGGWNYPVLPTYLVGVNLVF; encoded by the coding sequence ATGAATTCTAGATATATAAAATACTTCTTGCTTGTGTTTTTATCAATAGTTACTATTGGTAATGTATTTGCACAGCAAAAAACAGTAACCGGGGTTGTTAGTTCTCAAGGGGAGCCACTACCTGGTGTTAATGTGGTTATCGCTGGTACTACCAACGGTACCATTACTGATATTATGGGTAACTATAGTATCTCTGTAGCTTCAACTGATGTTTTGCAGTTCTCTTTTATTGGATTTGATAATCAAGAAGTACCTGTTGGAGATCAGGTAGTAATCAATATTAACTTAGTGGAAAGTACAATGGCTTTAAACGAAGTTGTAGCCATTGGTTTTGGTAAAGCAAAAAAGGGAGACTTAACCAGTTCAATTACTTCTGTTACGGGTGAAGATATGAAAACCATGACAGTAGGTAACCCAACTGAAGCACTACAAGGAAAAGCCGCCGGTGTGCAGGTGGTTGCAGGTAGTGGAGCACCTGGTTCTCAACCAAAAGTTCTTATCCGTGGTATTTCTACTGTTAGCTTAAGTACCGATCCGTTATATGTTGTGGATGGAGTGCCTATGGGTAACAATATTAATTTCTTAAATACTAACGAAATTGAAAGCATGCAGGTGTTAAAAGATGCATCTGCCTCAGCAATTTATGGTAGTCGTGCTTCTAATGGTGTAATTTTAATTACCACCAAAAGAGGTAAAGAAGGAAAAACTACTTATTCAGCCGATGTTAGCTATGGAACACAGGTTTTTAAGAAACCATATGAAATGGCAAATGCAACTGAATATGCCCAAATAATGAATCAAAGTTTGGCAAACAGTGGTTTAGATGCACGTTTCCCTGATCCAGGATCGTTAGGTGCTGGTACCGATTGGTGGGGAGAAGGTGTAAATAAATTTTCGCCAACATTAAGCGCAGGTGTTCAAGCTAATGGAGGTACTGAAAAATATAAGTTTGCTTATAGCTTTAACTACTTCTCTCAGGAATCTTTCTACAATTCAGGAAACTGGGATAAGTTCACTGCTCGTATTAGTAATGATCTTAAAATTAACGATTATATATCTGCTGGTTTTGTTTTAAATCCTCGTCGCGAGAAATGGCAAAATACACCAAACTGGTATCAGGATTATTTAGTAATTGATCCAATTACTCCAATTTTAGTTCCTGAAGCAGATAGAGACGGATTAAGTGAGTTCGATATTTACCAACGTTCATACTATACTTATACCTGGAACCCCATTGGGCGAGATGCTCGTAATTTTAATGAATCGGGTAATTATGCATTGGGATATAATGCAAATATTACGATTACACCAATTAAAAATTTAGAGATTAAGTCTCAATTGGGCGGTGATTTACAATTTAATCACTCTGATAGTTTTAACCCTGAGTTTTCTATTGATGAGGCTCACGAATCAAATAAAATTAATCAGGTAAGTAGAAATAAATCGCAGGATAACTACTGGAACTGGACTAATACTGCCACTTATGAATTCAATTATTCAGAGCATAAACTCTCTGCAATGATTGGTAATACATTGGAGAAATGGACAGGAAGCGATTTGTGGGCAACTAAAGAAGGAACTCCTAACAATACAGATCTACTTCGTGAGTTAAATGCTGCAACTTCAAATCCATTAAATGGTGGTACTAGCTATGAAAATACAGTACAGTCGTATTTAGGTCGTTTATCGTATAATTTAAAAGATAAGTATTACTTAACGGCTACTTATCGTACTGATGGATCTTCAAAATTTTTAGCTAACAATAAGTGGGCAGCTTTCCCTTCAGCTTCATTTGCATGGCGTGTGTCAAAAGAGAGTTTTATGGATGGAGTTGATTTTGTTGATGATTTAAAATTCAGAGCTGGTTGGGGACGAGTAGGTAACCAGAGTTTGCCAGCTGATGTGTATTCATCAAGACTTGGTCAGTATTATTACGTTTTCGGACCGGGTGAAGGATCATTGGTTAATACCAGCTATCCATCAAGCATGAAAAATGAGGATATCAAATGGGAAACTGTTGAAGATGTCAACTTAGGATTGGACTGGACCTTATTTAACAGTGCTTTAAGTGGTTCTTTTGAATATTACCAGAAGAAAACAAAAGATATGATTTTCCAGAAACGTTATCCAAATTATAGTGGATACCCATCTAATGCAAGCATTTATACTAACGTAGGTAATATGCAGAGTAAAGGTTGGGAAGTATCTGTAAACTATCAGGGAATTGTATCTAAATTTAAATACAATGTAGGAGTTACATTAACTACTGTTGATGTGGAAATGACAAATCTTCCAGACTCTCCATTATGGGGTAACGGCGAAAAAACACAAACTATTGAAGGAGATGTTCCGGGTTACTTCTTTGGATATAAAACGGAAGGTATTTTCCAAAATCAAACAGAGATTAACTCACATGCTTCAGAGCACGGTACGTTAATGCAACCCTATGCAAAACCTGGAGATGTTCGCTTTGTTGACACCAACAACGATGGCTTAATTAATAATGATGACCGTGTAAAAATTGGTTCTCCATGGCCTGATTTTACAGGTGGTTTAAATGTAAGCCTGGGTTATTCTAATTTTGATTTAGTAGCCAACGTATACTTTAGTGTAGGTAATGATTTGGTTAACGAAACAAAATCGGCGTTGTATAGCACTACCGGTTCCGATAATAATGTTTTATCAGGATTATTAGACGAGGCTTGGCATGGTGAAGGTACTTCTAATACAATTCCACGTGTATCGCACGATGATCAAAATGAAAACTTCACTCGTTTTAGCGATTTCTACATTGAAGATGGCTCATTTGCTCGATTGAAAAACATTCAGGTAGGATATACTTTACCTAATGATGTTGCTGGGAAAATGAAATTAAGCAAATGTAGAGTTTATGTATCCGGACAAAACATTTTAACACTTACCGGCTACGAAGGAATGGATCCTGAAGTAGGTGGTGGCGTAACTAGTTTTGGTTTTGGTGGATGGAATTATCCTGTATTGCCAACTTATTTAGTAGGTGTTAATCTGGTATTTTAA